A single genomic interval of Polaribacter vadi harbors:
- a CDS encoding GNAT family N-acetyltransferase has translation MENTNFNLKEVEIISFDKKYKKDFYDLNVAWLEKYFYVEPYDEMVLSNPEEYILNTGGFIFMAKYKHEIVGVVALINQKTFFELSKMAVSPKYQGLKIGRKLMVFCIAFAKKQAWKSITLYSHRSLVPAINLYQKIGFKEIPVEKNMHYKRANIKMILEF, from the coding sequence ATGGAAAACACAAATTTTAATCTTAAAGAAGTAGAAATTATTTCTTTTGACAAAAAATACAAAAAAGACTTTTACGACCTAAATGTTGCTTGGTTAGAAAAATACTTTTATGTAGAACCTTATGACGAAATGGTTTTAAGCAATCCAGAAGAATACATTTTAAATACTGGTGGATTTATATTTATGGCAAAATATAAACATGAAATTGTTGGCGTTGTTGCACTCATCAACCAAAAAACATTTTTTGAATTGAGCAAAATGGCTGTTTCACCAAAATATCAAGGTCTAAAAATTGGACGAAAATTAATGGTTTTTTGTATAGCCTTTGCAAAAAAACAAGCATGGAAAAGTATTACTTTATATTCTCACAGATCTTTAGTTCCTGCCATAAATCTATATCAAAAAATAGGCTTTAAAGAAATTCCTGTGGAAAAAAATATGCATTATAAAAGAGCAAATATTAAAATGATTTTGGAGTTTTAA